One Castanea sativa cultivar Marrone di Chiusa Pesio chromosome 4, ASM4071231v1 DNA window includes the following coding sequences:
- the LOC142631095 gene encoding WUSCHEL-related homeobox 1-like isoform X3 translates to MWMVGYNDGGEFNMPDSFNGRKLRPLIPRPLPCTNNINNNSTANTPGLSRIHGTDFFSQCQHLQEAVSEQNKMREFNTPPVVVSSRWNPTPEQLRALEELYRRGTRTPSAEQIQHITAQLRRYGANRTVFEVEQTKNWAPHTNCSTLAEESVSIQRSAKAAVAECMTDGWIQFDEGELQQRRNFVERNATRQIMQLTCPPHLTHLINTPTSSTTTATTTTTQATVRTTMDQKLIKTRDLNIFIAPYRENGINYFNSSVSNEEDGCGESQTLQLFPLRSSSDGNNNINEKETDISVSAMNANFTPFQFFEFLPLKN, encoded by the exons ATGTGGATGGTGGGTTATAATGATGGTGGAGAGTTCAACATGCCTGACTCATTCAATGGCCGGAAACTTAGGCCTCTCATCCCAAGGCCACTGCCTTGtaccaacaacatcaacaacaactcGACCGCAAACACTCCCGGCTTAAGCCGTATTCATGGCACCGATTTCTTCTCACAATGTCAACATCTGCAGG AAGCTGTGTCTGAGCAGAACAAGATGAGAGAGTTCAACACTCCACCTGTTGTGGTGAGCTCAAGGTGGAATCCAACACCGGAGCAGTTGAGGGCTCTTGAAGAATTATATCGACGTGGGACTCGAACACCGTCGGCTGAGCAAATTCAGCATATTACTGCACAGCTTCGGAGATATG GGGCAAATAGGACAGTGTTTGAAGTTGAACAGACCAAGAACTGGGCACCCCATACAAACTGCAGTACGCTTGCAGAG GAATCTGTTTCAATACAAAGGTCAGCAAAAGCAGCAGTGGCAGAATGTATGACAGATGGATGGATCCAATTCGATGAAGGAGAATTACAGCAAAGAAGAAACTTTGTGGAAAGGAATGCCACGCGGCAGATAATGCAGTTGACTTGTCCTCCTCATCTCACCCACCTCATAAACACCCCTACTTCATCTACTACTACTGCTACTACTACCACAACCCAAGCTACAGTGAGAACTACAATGGACCAAAAGCTCATTAAGACTCGTGACTTGAACATCTTTATAGCACCCTATAGAGAGAATGGTATCAACTACTTTAACAGTAGTGTCAGCAATGAAGAAGATGGATGTGGGGAATCTCAAACTCTTCAACTCTTTCCACTTCGGAGCAGCAGTGATGGCAACAATAACATTAACGAAAAGGAGACTGATATATCAGTTTCAGCCATGAATGCCAACTTCACTCCTTTCCAATTTTTTGAGTTTCTTCCATTGAAGAACTAA
- the LOC142631095 gene encoding WUSCHEL-related homeobox 1-like isoform X2 yields MWMVGYNDGGEFNMPDSFNGRKLRPLIPRPLPCTNNINNNSTANTPGLSRIHGTDFFSQCQHLQAVSEQNKMREFNTPPVVVSSRWNPTPEQLRALEELYRRGTRTPSAEQIQHITAQLRRYGKIEGKNVFYWFQNHKARERQKRRRQMDLASDDHHRDNIEILNRKELGANRTVFEVEQTKNWAPHTNCSTLAEESVSIQRSAKAAVAECMTDGWIQFDEGELQQRRNFVERNATRQIMQLTCPPHLTHLINTPTSSTTTATTTTTQATVRTTMDQKLIKTRDLNIFIAPYRENGINYFNSSVSNEEDGCGESQTLQLFPLRSSSDGNNNINEKETDISVSAMNANFTPFQFFEFLPLKN; encoded by the exons ATGTGGATGGTGGGTTATAATGATGGTGGAGAGTTCAACATGCCTGACTCATTCAATGGCCGGAAACTTAGGCCTCTCATCCCAAGGCCACTGCCTTGtaccaacaacatcaacaacaactcGACCGCAAACACTCCCGGCTTAAGCCGTATTCATGGCACCGATTTCTTCTCACAATGTCAACATCTGCAGG CTGTGTCTGAGCAGAACAAGATGAGAGAGTTCAACACTCCACCTGTTGTGGTGAGCTCAAGGTGGAATCCAACACCGGAGCAGTTGAGGGCTCTTGAAGAATTATATCGACGTGGGACTCGAACACCGTCGGCTGAGCAAATTCAGCATATTACTGCACAGCTTCGGAGATATGGTAAGATTGAAGGGAAGAATGTTTTCTACTGGTTCCAAAATCACAAGGCCAGAGAGAGGCAAAAACGCCGCCGTCAAATGGATTTGGCTTCGGATGACCACCACCGTGATAATATTGAAATCTTAAACAGGAAAGAATTAG GGGCAAATAGGACAGTGTTTGAAGTTGAACAGACCAAGAACTGGGCACCCCATACAAACTGCAGTACGCTTGCAGAG GAATCTGTTTCAATACAAAGGTCAGCAAAAGCAGCAGTGGCAGAATGTATGACAGATGGATGGATCCAATTCGATGAAGGAGAATTACAGCAAAGAAGAAACTTTGTGGAAAGGAATGCCACGCGGCAGATAATGCAGTTGACTTGTCCTCCTCATCTCACCCACCTCATAAACACCCCTACTTCATCTACTACTACTGCTACTACTACCACAACCCAAGCTACAGTGAGAACTACAATGGACCAAAAGCTCATTAAGACTCGTGACTTGAACATCTTTATAGCACCCTATAGAGAGAATGGTATCAACTACTTTAACAGTAGTGTCAGCAATGAAGAAGATGGATGTGGGGAATCTCAAACTCTTCAACTCTTTCCACTTCGGAGCAGCAGTGATGGCAACAATAACATTAACGAAAAGGAGACTGATATATCAGTTTCAGCCATGAATGCCAACTTCACTCCTTTCCAATTTTTTGAGTTTCTTCCATTGAAGAACTAA
- the LOC142631095 gene encoding WUSCHEL-related homeobox 1-like isoform X1, which produces MWMVGYNDGGEFNMPDSFNGRKLRPLIPRPLPCTNNINNNSTANTPGLSRIHGTDFFSQCQHLQEAVSEQNKMREFNTPPVVVSSRWNPTPEQLRALEELYRRGTRTPSAEQIQHITAQLRRYGKIEGKNVFYWFQNHKARERQKRRRQMDLASDDHHRDNIEILNRKELGANRTVFEVEQTKNWAPHTNCSTLAEESVSIQRSAKAAVAECMTDGWIQFDEGELQQRRNFVERNATRQIMQLTCPPHLTHLINTPTSSTTTATTTTTQATVRTTMDQKLIKTRDLNIFIAPYRENGINYFNSSVSNEEDGCGESQTLQLFPLRSSSDGNNNINEKETDISVSAMNANFTPFQFFEFLPLKN; this is translated from the exons ATGTGGATGGTGGGTTATAATGATGGTGGAGAGTTCAACATGCCTGACTCATTCAATGGCCGGAAACTTAGGCCTCTCATCCCAAGGCCACTGCCTTGtaccaacaacatcaacaacaactcGACCGCAAACACTCCCGGCTTAAGCCGTATTCATGGCACCGATTTCTTCTCACAATGTCAACATCTGCAGG AAGCTGTGTCTGAGCAGAACAAGATGAGAGAGTTCAACACTCCACCTGTTGTGGTGAGCTCAAGGTGGAATCCAACACCGGAGCAGTTGAGGGCTCTTGAAGAATTATATCGACGTGGGACTCGAACACCGTCGGCTGAGCAAATTCAGCATATTACTGCACAGCTTCGGAGATATGGTAAGATTGAAGGGAAGAATGTTTTCTACTGGTTCCAAAATCACAAGGCCAGAGAGAGGCAAAAACGCCGCCGTCAAATGGATTTGGCTTCGGATGACCACCACCGTGATAATATTGAAATCTTAAACAGGAAAGAATTAG GGGCAAATAGGACAGTGTTTGAAGTTGAACAGACCAAGAACTGGGCACCCCATACAAACTGCAGTACGCTTGCAGAG GAATCTGTTTCAATACAAAGGTCAGCAAAAGCAGCAGTGGCAGAATGTATGACAGATGGATGGATCCAATTCGATGAAGGAGAATTACAGCAAAGAAGAAACTTTGTGGAAAGGAATGCCACGCGGCAGATAATGCAGTTGACTTGTCCTCCTCATCTCACCCACCTCATAAACACCCCTACTTCATCTACTACTACTGCTACTACTACCACAACCCAAGCTACAGTGAGAACTACAATGGACCAAAAGCTCATTAAGACTCGTGACTTGAACATCTTTATAGCACCCTATAGAGAGAATGGTATCAACTACTTTAACAGTAGTGTCAGCAATGAAGAAGATGGATGTGGGGAATCTCAAACTCTTCAACTCTTTCCACTTCGGAGCAGCAGTGATGGCAACAATAACATTAACGAAAAGGAGACTGATATATCAGTTTCAGCCATGAATGCCAACTTCACTCCTTTCCAATTTTTTGAGTTTCTTCCATTGAAGAACTAA